The segment AGGAGTCTCTGGCTGACAGGACACAAGCAATACACCTTCTTTAACATATAAGCAGAACCAAAGCCTTGAAGAAAAACTGGATGTCTCATGGCTTGAGGTTGGTCCTCGAGGCATGGTACAGCAAGGTGCTAAGCACCTTATGAACAACTCTGAATATTTAAAGGAGTCCATTTTCCAAGCaggcatttttgtttcttttttaaaaaacagactaCCACACTTCCAACAGATTACGGCAAAATAACTTCCTTTTGCATGCAAGTAACTTACATCGCTTGTGGATATAGCCTTGCTTAAACATTGCATCCAGAAACACGAAGTCACTGTAAGGAGAGCGCTCCATCACCACACCTTGTCCTGCAATTGAAAGTAGGTTCCAGTCAGCAAGGCTCAAAGAGACTGCTGGcagcaatatttaaaattaaagacaGCACCGCTCAATTTAATGCTCTCACTGGTcaattttctgaatgcttttccaagaaattttaaataaaagagcaAGGTTTTGGCTCGCACAAACATACTGGGTATGTATGCTGGCCATGCCTGTCTCACCCATATATTCTCCTACTGTGCCTGTAGTACTAAGTACTACTATATTTAAGGAGCACATTTATATATGTGTCTGAAACTTTCTGGCATTCAGCTCTTTTAATCTTTTCTGGAAAATGCTTATTGAAGCACAAGCAACAAGTAAATCAGCGCTGGTATAGGAAATCTTTTCTCACTGGAAGACATTCAAATTATAACAATACCACCACAAAACAGTATTTGATGAAATCAAAAAGAATGAACAACAACAGACACCATCACGAACTAAATCTAGGGAGAGTTTTAAAGAAGCTGTACAACTCACAGCTATCTGGGTatgtttaaaatgtctttttgaaaATAATCATCAAGGATTGCCAAATTAAAACTAATGAAATTGGTAACTGGTACATATTTTCCTTGCTAGAAACGATACAAGATACTGTTCTAACAGAAAATCTGCAAGGTAGTTTTCTAAATGGGCTGTTAACCTATACTAAGGGGGAAAAAGTATCAAAAGCTTAACAATAAAAGAgtctttcactttaaaatgcaGATACTAGCAAAGCACTTCAAACCAGCTTACTCACAACTTACACTCAGAAGTCAATGTAGAAACgaaatttatttactttgaacTCTAACCTGTGGCCAGCAGATGCTCCAAGGCATCAGCATACTGTAAAACACGATTACCAAACAGCCAAGCTTGCAGTCGATAAGAGTGTCCATCAGGGCATTTTGGATCATTGTAAAACCTCTCTAGGTTACAGAAACCATTAAATTTTTCAGGCAGCAGCGTTCCGTCTCCTGTGATCCTGTCTAGGTAATGGATGTCTGCTTCTGGGAAATATTTCATTCCTGACAAAAAAGAAACCCATAACAGAACACCAATCAAAATAATTAGTTTTGTTCAATTACAGTACACATCTATTCAGCTCATTTAAATATACAGCTGTACTTTAAACAACTCttgaaaacagcacaaaatcCTTTGGTCAATCACACCACAGAGGGCAGACAAACCCTACTCTGAAGTATTGTCACCTTTCACCTCTCCCGTGAGAGCTGAGCTATCGTTCTAAGCAGAATCTTTTTGCCACCAATCTTCTAATCACCTTGACGTACTGTGTAAAGCCATGCAGAAAATCCTACCTCTCAATATGCTCAGTGACTCTGCCAGAGCTAGGAGCTCAGTGAGCAAACTGACTTCATTAGAACTGAAATTTCATTCACAACAAATCACACCTACACACATATCCCACAGATCTGACAAACATCCCGTCCCCCTCTCAAGCTTCAGCAACATTTTATTCCCCCCTTATCTATAAGCCCTCCACATTAACTGTAGCATTGCCTAACTAATAATTTGCTAGTCAAGAATTGCTGGTTTGGTGAACTAACTTTCTTTACACAGAAGCACAATGACACTGTTAAATTCTATTAACTATTAGAGAAAAAGGTAAAGTAAGAGGTACCTAGTTTTTCTGCTATTTGCTGTGCAAGCTTGCCCTTTCCAGAAGACAAGTTTCCCTCCACTGTAAAGATTTTGCTGTATTCAGTTAACTTTTTTGTAGTTCTCTCTCCCAACATATAAGCCAGCCAACCATATTGCAAATTCTGCTCAGGGCTGATATGAATTCTTGcctgaaagaaaacacaacaacATTAGTATGTTTTAGTTTTCTTAGGTGAACTAGGCATGCTCAAAGTGCAGCTTTTTTAAAACCTTCTGCACATGCAGGATTATACACACTGGCACATCTAATACATGGAATTTTCATACGGTAAAGTTAGCACTGCCATTTCAGCTTAGCAGATGAAGCAGTATTTAGGCTGAGAAGCTGTTTATGAAGTGCAAGGCTGAGAAgatagaaaacaagaaacaatctTCAGTGTGTTTAAAGCTTGAAGCGGGACTGCTTTGACAGAACTCTGCTCCGAATCTACACAATGACTGGAGCTTCCCAGACTTCCTGAAGGCCACAGACATATGATGCGCCCTGCACTCCCCAGGGAGATCCCAGAGTAGGCTTTtgcttgcatttttctttgcttgttgtTAGGTAGATACTAACATTAAACCCTCTCCCAGTCTCTCAGGAGAGTTACAGCTTCATTCCCGCACAACACAGTTCCTGGACAAAGGTGGAAAGAAATATCCATCTGGCCTATAAATCTGAAGGCACTACCTTACTGAGCCCTGCTCTACAAAGCCACCCAGAGACCCTGGTAAAAACTGAGTAAGCCTTATTTTGAGCAATGTAGTGACCTCACTTACACACGTGAGACTATTTCATATTCTTCTGCTTGCACCACCAAAGATCACATTCACAAGCTGAAGGTCATGACAGAGTCATCACACTCTGACCTATTTATTTGTGCATCTACCTTAAATCTCGCCTCCTCTCCTAAGACCCTGCAGCAGTCGCCCACCGGGAACGTCCCCTCCGAAggggcagccccccgccgcaGGGCCGTCCCCAACGCTCCCCGGAGATACAGCCCCCCCTCCCAGCACAGGAACGCTGCTGGAAGCCAGCAGAGACCAGCTGGGGGGCATAGCCCCGCTCCTAACGGGTGGAGAAGGCGGCGCAAGGGGCCAGGCTAacctccctcccgccgccgccagccccgcgggGAGGCCGGAGCGGCCCGGGCACCCCAAGGTGAGCTCGCCCGGCCGCGCTCAGGAGCGGCCGCCGCAGCCAGGGGAACCGCGGCTGGGCGCAGGGACCTCCCCGttccccggccccgctcaccgcCGGCACGACGGCGCTCCGCAGGCGGCCtcgagcggcggcggccgcggccgggcccaGCTTGGCCACCCACAAGGACATGGCGGAGACGCAGCCGGCCCCGCTGCGACGGAACCGGGCGGGCGCAGAGAGATGACGTCACGGCAGGGGGAGCAAAGCCCGCGCGGGCTCGCTCTGGGCGTGCGGatcgccccgccccccgccctcaGCCACGCCCCCTCCGCCTTCGGCCACGCCCCCGGCGCGCCGCGCGGGCGCTGCCTGCAGCAGACAGGCGGGCAGCAAGCAGGCAGCGGGAGCGCCTTCCCTCGTCGACGGGCATGCAGTGGGGTGGGAGCGCCAGGGGCGACAGAGGGAGCCTTGCTCTTTCTCTGGCGCTAAGTTTGCCCTGGGCGAGTCCCGGTACAGGCAGAGCCGGCAGGGGGGCAGGCAGCACCAGGAGTAAGGAGCCATGCCGGCCTGTCCGTGCGCTGTGCCTGGCAAACCTTGGCTTCCTTGCGCCTAGAAAGTCACTTCCTTGGCAAATGTTCTTCCCTCAGCAAGTCCCGAGGTGCTGGGAGGAGACCTGGTGGTGGGACAACGACAACACCGCACCCGTGTCACCAACAGTGGCTCCTCAGGCGTTGACCCCTCtgggaagtgtgggaaaagcaaaacaacgaaaaaactgcaaaacacacatttccttaacacatggtgcccagaacaaacacaggaagGGATGGAGACCCAGTGACTTGTGTTGCCACGgtaccaaggaggaatgtgaagcgaggtggaggccgcgcggtcccgttcttccGCTtctctcaaggaatatttgacatcACTgcgcagatttatctcctgctcttccccttctctcgaGGACTCttttgcagtactctgtggaccttatctctcattcacagaatttcacagaatcatctaggttggaagggaccttgaagatcatctagtccaaccgttaacctagcactgacagttcccaactacaccatatccctaagtgctatgtcaacccacctcttgagcccctccagggatggggactccaccacctccctgggcagcccattccaacgcccaacaaccccttctgcaaagaaatacttcctaagagccagtctgaccctgccctggcgcagcttgaggccattccctcttggcctggcgcttgttccttggctcaagagactcatcccccctctctgcaccctcctttcagggagttgtagagggccatgaggtctcccctcagcctcctcttctccagactaaacccccccagttccctcagcactcctcgtacgacatgtgctccagaccctgcaccagcttcgctgcctgctccctctcttcccacagaaccagcacacaccttgcaccaaggaatgtgctgtgttgctACTCAAGAAACAaccttgaccacagtcccacccacccactcacacacacTTAGATAAacactaccccgagtttgtattgGActcggagggatgataatccgataccaaatcagagggacagattgacgggtctgtgctcctcacccccccagaagggacgccttttggtaagagcTGGGCCCTCGGCTACGTCGAGTGACTACCCAGGAattgtgtgtgattgcaatcattttttgtgtgtagtgctctAGAGCCAGCCTGCAGTTTGTGcgtttatcgtaggcaatctcaaagaatctgtagatgttgcataagaataaaccatgcTATTCGTGACCCTGACGGCtgctcttgaatgcaaccggacctacagcacacgGGCTGTTCGTGCTATAGTTACGGCcctaattggcatagctattaggAGATAAAtccagccgcccccagcccctctgatctctgaggaccggctagaacacAAGGCTAGAAcgcatctcttaccaaattaattcattaccttaaatgcaacaaccCCTCAGCCAAAACAGACAGGAGTTCTCATGCCCAAGTCCCTCACGCTCCCCCTGCCCACTGGGTCTCTGAGTCAGGAGGAGTGGGATGTCCGGGGCTTGAGCTTTGGGGAAGCAAGCTGTGTCTCACTGCAGATTAACTGCTTATTTCTGGTTCTGCTGCTACAATAGGATGCGACCAGCCACCAGCCATGTTGTGTCCATCGTGTCATCAGCTGCCATGTAATCAGACGTGGAGGATGCATCCTGTGTGCTGCCCCTGCCTCTGCAAGACCGCTGCTTCCCCTTCCGGactggtgggtacctggcatggGCAGGCCCCAGTGCCTGCCTATCCACACCATTCCAGATTTGCAAAGGCAAAGAGGTGGAAATCAAGATCTacctccttctccagctgtaTGGGAGCCTGGAACAGCTTCCAGTTCCTCATCTAAAACACTTCCTGCCATATGCTTTGGGCCTTTGTTTTGGGTTGTCTTTGCTAGCCATTGCTAGCTGGTGACAGCCTGACACTTTCTATATGGGCACCTCTGAGTGATCCCATCCTCATCTGTATCCTTACGTGTCTCACTGTTCTCCTTGGGGAAAAGGACAGTGAAGATCCACCTACCCCCATATGCATTGGTCACTCTTTGTGACACCACTCTTTGTGAGCTCCCAACCTGGGCTTGCTCGGCCACCATGGAGAGAGGATCCCCATCGCTCTCTGTGGAGAGAAGGGCATCTGCCTGGTGCTTCTCACCATTGCTCGATGCTCGTGGCAGAGCTCCCTGGGCCTCCTTCACCAGGGATGGGGGTGAACTCCACTGGTGGCCTCCAGAAATCAAGGATGAACCAGGGCTGGAGGCCACGATGAGGTGGCAAAGAGAGGACATGGGGGATAACTCACCAACGTGTGCTTCTGCAGTCAAGACGTGCCCAGCCTGTTTGCACAGAACCCGCGGTAGGCTCAGGGCCTGGGTGGCAGCAGCTGAGAACAACCTCCTCATGCACACACTGACTCCTGCCTGCGGCTggtctgggggtgctggaggagaggagatgcCTGAACCGTAGGGCAGGAGAAGACATATCCTGGGAAGCAGCCTGATGCCCACACAAGCAGGCGGATGTGGCGGTGGCGAATCTCGCTGCTGCTCTCAGAGGTTTTGCTGGTCTTTGCCACAAGATGGGGCTGGGTAATGCtgaagaaaagctgctttctccCTGCTCGCCATCACGGCTTGTCCCACAGAGCCGTGTTACGAGTGTCAGCAAGTCCCCATCTTGCCCAGGGCTCGCTGGAGACTGGGAAAGGCTGACGACACTGCTGACATCTGGGGGTATCACATTCTCCGTGGAAGCTGCTCCTGTCTCTGTAGGGCTGCAATGCACAGTTGCTGGAAACTATGTGGgcagttttccttcccattcttttttggttttgcgTTCCATGCTTACCAAAAGGAACCCTGGAGAAGCCACTCTGCTTTGGGAAGCTTTTGGAGCAAATTTGCTTTGCATCTGAAAAGATCCATCTGCCCGGCCAGCCTCACCTCCCATGTTGGTCAAAGCGCAGAAAATTGCAGAGAAACCACTGAATGAACCAGAGACTCTGACTCTCTAATGTTCAGCTCTTGACCGAGCTTTGAGGTCTTGGAAAAGCCTCATTGAAACaaatggggaggaagaggaaggatcaAAGAGATGTCAGAGTAGGAAGGGACGGCTGTGCCCCATACCAGGTGTCTCCCTTGTACATAAGACCATGCTCCCTGGGCTGGGGTTTCTTTCACTTGCTGGAAAAGAAACTCCTTCTGAAAAGGGAGCAAGTGGAGGCTTAGTGCTGCCTTGTAGAGCACGTCCACTGCCACTCCACCCAGCTTGAAGAGCTGGGTGGGCAGAAAACCATTGCTGTCACCTGCAGCGTTAGTCTCTGCAATGCTCTGCTGATGTGGCAGGGCTCAGCACTGCTCCCTAACCTGTGACCAGTCTCTGCCCGACTTTTTCCTCCATAATCAGATTTCTTTGTCTGTTTTTGTCCTGCTTTCAATCATCACATAATTCCCAGCCTGCTGTCTCCTCAGGGACTGGCATCTCTTGTGGGTGAGCAGGGCAGCTCCTTGACGGTGCTTGCAGGGAGATGGCCACGCTTTCAGCCCTGTCCTGAGCCCAGTCCAGAGGCTGTGGGGCTGCATCCCATCAGTGTGGGACCTGCCTGTGCTGGAGTTCCCCTTGGCTCCCAGTTCATCGTCTTGTTGCCCTCACCACAAGCCCTGGCCCTCAGGTGCTGCAGAGTCTTTCCCCCATGGCTCCCCTGGATCTTGCACCCCTTCGCTCTCCAAAACCCAGCCTGCCCATGATACTGGGCTCTATAACTACGTGAGGACCCTCAGTGTTGACTCCCATCCACCTCCCCACCCAGCCTCTGGAGCATCTTAGTGACTCCCCATCTCTGTCCCAGCTTCAAGCCCCCCACACCATGTCCCTGCCCTGGCTCGGTGTCACCCTGATGTAGCTCCATAGTGacctgcagcacccacagcactTCATAAGGGACATCTCCCTGCATGATGGTGGACCATCTGCCAGGGCTCTGCGAGCACCAGCAGGTCTTAGTGGCCCGGGCCAACCTCACCCTCTGCTCACAGCTCTGTGGGCTCCATTTAATCTTCACCTCAAGTACCTAGGCTTGGTCTTAGACTGTACCTTTACCTGTGTCTATATCTGTCTCTCTCTAGTCTCCCTGCACATAGGTGGGCCTTGGATCTACTCTGCAGGTAGCTTTGTCCCCAGCCCTGTCTCCCAGACAGACCTTGGACTTATGCTGCAGCCTCGTCTCTTGTTCAGCCTCCATCTCCTGGCTGCTCCTGGGCTCCCCCAGGTTGAACCAACCTCCCTAGcttgccctgcctggggctgtcaCCAGAGGCTGCCCATGCTGCCACCCTTTCCCTTGAGTGCTTCATCAGGGCAGGCACCCATGTCCCGTCCGCCAGGGCAGCCCAACTCTCATTGCTCCTTGGCAGGGAGTTGAAATGGAAGGGGCTGCCATCACTCTGCTGAGCACTGAGTCCTCAATTACACACTGGACCTGTTTTGATACTAGACATgaggtatttttttccttttcagctcaGGCACCCGCATGACTTCCGAACTGGACAAGAGGGTTTCCTTTCTGTCATCTCTTGCTGTCCTTGAACTCAGGCAATGACAGTCAGACTTACCTCTAAGGATACTCTGGCACTGGACAGCCAAAAGTCAATGCCCTGCTGAAAGCCAGTAACAGATTTTTGACCCTCATAGCTGTCATACAAGGGGCTTTGGGAAGTCTCCACGCTGGAGATTATGAATATCATCAAAGACAAGGCAGCTCTACCAGTTTTTGCTGGGTCAAGATTTGCCCCTATGCTGCCCTGACTAGGTTTAGGCACTTTTCACATAGAGCACAACAGCCAGTGCCACTCCCCTCACCCATCGCTTATTCCCAGCCCCGTGTTTGCAGGAGAGGCAGATACAGACAAATTGGTATAAACCCACAGATGctcatttctgccttttgctttgATAAAGCTGCACAGTTGAGTTCCACAGTTGGTGAAATTTGGACCCAGGGATGTCCACACAAGCTTCCCCATagctgcagagcaggcagctgatCTCCAGGTGAACTGGCTTGTCCGAGTGGGTGAACTGGCTTGTCCGAGTGGTCCAGTTTTGCAGCAGGGAGATTGTTTTCTTCTGCCTGGGCTGCTGTCTCTTTCAGTTTCTGTACACTGAGTTGTCCATGTTCCCGCTGCACCCCTGCTTTGAGTCCTTGACCAACATCTCGAAGCTTCCCTGCCTTCAGGTGAGCCCACATGAACAGGCATCCTGCGTTGTTCACCCACAGGATCGTGTGCTTCAGGTAACTTCCCTGCTGACCCACTTCAGTGCCTCGTGCCTTTCCTGCTCCAGgtgggaggttggactggagacctgcagaggtcccttcccaccaaGACCCCCACGTGTACAGCGGGGTGATGAACAATCCGAGGCAGGTGAGCAGGGAGCAAACAGGTATAGCTCTATGGGTTTGCCTCTTGTTCAGGGCAGCTCCAGGAAACTCATTTTGCAGCCTGGAGCTCAGGTGGGACATtcacagccccctccctgctgcATGAGACATCCCTGGAGGGTTCCTGGTTTTTAGGTTCGAAACATGTGCAATGCCCCAAGCCTGACTCTGCCTTGTAGGAGATGCCTTACAAAGTCTGTTTGCTTAAAGCTGCTCTAGGTGTTGCTCCACCTCCGACAAAAGTCCACCCGCAGTGCGTGGAAAGAGGTAAATCAGGTGGGTTTTCCCAGAGGAAAGCTGGGAGTAGATGTAGGTGAGCAATGTAGAGCTGCTTTGGAAAAGCACTGGGGTTTGTAGGAGCTGAGGAAGAGAAGTCTAGGAGGAGAGCATTGGGGGCAAAAAGGGACTGGAGGGCTATGACTGAACAAGAGACCATGTGTGCGCTTCCCAAATCTGGGGGTGTCCCACGGGCTCTGGAAACTGCTTTCCCACAGCCTTGTCTGCCACTGAGACACCCGAGGGCTGGGCAGCCTGCggtgctgaggctgggacacctTCCCCCTGCAGCTTCCCTTCTCCACTTGATGGAGACACTGGAGTGCAATTTCCAGGGCTGAGCTGGATCTTTGCCTGCCTTATTCAAAAGCATGGCTAAATTACTGGGCCTCTACATATGGCCCAGGAAGGTCATAAACAAATATATTAACACAGTTCCCATCAAACTGACATCAGTTCTGCTGACCCGGGACATTTTTGATACCATTAGCTGCTTCTGCTTTGCCCCTTGGCAAGAAGTGATCAAGTTTCATTTCAAGAATTTATCTCTGGAATTTgcaaacagcttaaaaaaaacccaacccacataTGATGTGTCTGGGTCTGGCTTTCTATCCTTAACAGCTCTGTCTGCAATGTGCTGGCACGTCAGGCAAGTCTTTCCAGTGAGAGGGTAGGAAAAACTCAGCAGTGGAGGCTGTAGGGCTGGAAGGATGCTGAAGGGGTGACCAGAGAAGGGGACGGGCTGACTCTTGACAACCATCGCTGCGTGCTCCTCTGTACCCACATGGGAATAAGAGAGCTGTTCCCACAGCACCAGAGGGTCAAGCTCTGACAGATCAGTCTTTGAAACCAACATCCTAAATGTTTGGTGATGGTTACTCATCCTAGGGAGAATGTCAAAGGGGTCTTCCATGATGGAGCAATAAAATAGCAGGTCCTGTTCAGTGTAGGTAACTGTAAAAGTGATGCAGGTGAGAATATGGACACATAACACACAGGGCTCTGAGCTGAGCCTTTACTACTCAGGGGTGGCATCTTGTCTCTGAAAATGTCAGCTCAGCAAGGATCAAAAAAGGAAAGCGGTGAGGAAAGGtgtagaggagaaaataaaggacaTCATCTGGCCCCAGTATGAACCCACAGTTGTCTCATCATCCTTCTTGTCTCAGAAAGGATGTGGTGGAAGAGAAGGGCAAACAAGCACATGAGTGGTGGAAGCCAGGCTTTAAAATCAGATCAGAGAAGGTGGGCTTTTGTGCAATGATGGCTGGGCTGTGCAACTTGTTGCCAAACGGTGCTAAAGGTTTGATGTTTAAATGTTTATGCAGATAAATGTTTATGTTGATAAATGTTTATGCAGATTCAAGGGGAGCCTGGAAGAGCATGACTAGGTAGAAACCCTGTCTGGGCTGAAAATAGTTGGAGGCCAGGAAAGTCCTCAGGGGAAATATCAAATTTGCTTGTCCTATTCTTAGTCTTCCTGTGGCCACTGCTGAACACAGAGGACAGACTCACCTCCCACCACACCACCACCACTCTGTGCCGTGGCACGTAGCTGCCTACACCGCCAACGCAGCCATGAAAGCACATGGTTCTCCACCATGCCTTCCTCCCACTGGGACGTGAACAGGCTTGATTTATAAGACAGTTCGTggcaaaaacaaaaccatggTTAGATGTGACGTCTCTGCGTCTGTTTTAACAGTCTGTTCTTTGTGTTCATGGTTGCCTGCCTCTGTCACCCCTGTTTTCACAACAGCACCTGAAAGGGGCTGCTGGGTAGAAGAGCAAAAGCTTTGGGCAGCATTAACTGAAGGAAATGCAAAGCGAGAGGCAACAGGCCCCTCCAGATTCCTGGAGGGACACCAGCGAGGACATCAGGCTCTGGGAAGTGGGGAGGCT is part of the Strix aluco isolate bStrAlu1 chromosome 6, bStrAlu1.hap1, whole genome shotgun sequence genome and harbors:
- the NDUFA10 gene encoding NADH dehydrogenase [ubiquinone] 1 alpha subcomplex subunit 10, mitochondrial, with the protein product MSLWVAKLGPAAAAAARGRLRSAVVPAARIHISPEQNLQYGWLAYMLGERTTKKLTEYSKIFTVEGNLSSGKGKLAQQIAEKLGMKYFPEADIHYLDRITGDGTLLPEKFNGFCNLERFYNDPKCPDGHSYRLQAWLFGNRVLQYADALEHLLATGQGVVMERSPYSDFVFLDAMFKQGYIHKRCLDHYKEMKEVSISEFLPPHLVIYIDVPVPEVQKRIQEKGEPYEKKVSPLYLQNIEDAYKKTFLPEISETSEVLQYATTDTEDVDKVIEDIEYLKFDKGPWLEQDDVSYHHLRLYVQDKSGVLDPTSIPRFIPEITIGGTEYDKIYYDYRSLPGRNYRQGYNADVGDKWIWLK